Proteins from a single region of Pseudomonas fulva:
- a CDS encoding DUF748 domain-containing protein — translation MPKGLRRAATALLIALGLYSLIGFLILPGVALRIANQQLENYATQPARLDRLQLNPFTLELKLWGLHLGEPGKEQVAFEHLAVDLQLDSLWSGALHLADVTLVKPHTEVRFAKNGSLNLAQLFKLPPSEPKPDEPSEPFPLRIDRIELAGGNLRFQDLRPQEPIDIHYDDLNLELHNLSTLPDDNADMTLVATGPAGGRIDWRGELSLSPFSSSGTLKITDEPMQAFWPYVRDAVPLVLEQGVVNLATDYRLDLRKGTELTLSNTRIKAAPFAMKAPDGKPLIKLQSLEVSEAALDLAKQQVVIGKVRGQQLEAWAAREKDGELDWQKLLAGEAGQGAKQAPAAGTEQPKPAKAENAPQAAKQPARPWQVQIKDAQLRDYHAHLVDRVPDEEVAVELGPLNLDMQNLDSLGTSPVTLKLDTGVGRQGKLEAQGQVQLSPTTASLKVATRNLDMRVSQAYISPFVHLELRSGLLSSDLDVALTSTEPLALRVQGKAQVTQLHTLDTLKDRDLLRWKQLDLGGIDYRHGERLDIERVDLQQPYARFIINEDLTTNVNELIIRQPAGNAAQAQSSATAAESKPLAIRIGEVSLRDGSANFADFSLRPNFATAVQQLNGRIGTLDSTGNTPAPVDISGKVDRYAPVSIKGSLTPFDPLQSLDIATQFKQVELTTLTPYSGKFAGYRIRKGRLNLDLHYRINDGKLNAENKVLVEQLQLGEKVDSPDAVDLPIRLAVALLKDTQGRIALELPLQGNLNDPQFSVMPIVWQTLRNLVLRTAQAPFKFIGGLVSGGSEMDLSTVLFAPGSAELDGQARKALDTLASALQERPALRLEIEGAAAQSSDGPLLAERRLEREYQDYLYRIMQRRGDQVPASAEELVVPEEEKAPLLEGIYRARLKQQPPADWAELNDEQRTAKLHAAVLASWSDSRGLQRQLAQARAAAIKAYLADNGKLADERIYLLDVNLGQAEPDGRVATPLHLGSE, via the coding sequence ATGCCCAAAGGATTGCGCCGCGCCGCCACCGCCCTGTTGATCGCCCTGGGGCTGTACAGCCTGATCGGCTTCCTGATCCTGCCAGGCGTCGCCCTGCGCATCGCCAATCAGCAGCTGGAGAATTACGCCACCCAGCCGGCGCGGCTGGATCGTCTGCAGCTCAACCCCTTTACCCTGGAACTGAAACTGTGGGGCCTGCACCTGGGCGAGCCCGGCAAGGAGCAGGTGGCGTTCGAACACCTGGCGGTCGACCTGCAGCTGGACAGCCTGTGGAGCGGCGCCCTGCACCTGGCGGACGTGACCCTGGTCAAGCCGCACACCGAGGTCCGTTTCGCCAAGAACGGCAGCCTGAACCTGGCGCAACTGTTCAAGCTGCCGCCCAGCGAGCCCAAGCCCGACGAGCCCAGCGAGCCGTTCCCCCTGCGTATCGATCGTATCGAACTCGCCGGCGGCAACCTGCGCTTTCAAGACCTGCGCCCGCAGGAGCCGATCGACATCCACTACGACGACCTGAACCTCGAGCTGCACAACCTCAGCACCCTGCCCGACGACAACGCCGACATGACCCTGGTGGCCACCGGCCCGGCCGGTGGGCGCATCGACTGGCGCGGCGAGCTGAGCCTCAGCCCATTCAGCTCCAGCGGCACCCTGAAGATCACCGACGAGCCGATGCAGGCCTTCTGGCCCTACGTGCGCGACGCCGTGCCGCTGGTGCTCGAGCAGGGCGTGGTGAATCTCGCCACCGACTACCGCCTGGACCTGCGCAAGGGCACCGAGCTGACCCTCAGCAACACGCGCATCAAGGCCGCGCCCTTCGCCATGAAAGCGCCGGACGGCAAGCCGCTGATCAAGCTGCAATCCCTGGAAGTCAGCGAAGCCGCGCTGGATCTGGCCAAGCAGCAGGTGGTGATCGGCAAGGTGCGCGGGCAGCAGCTCGAAGCCTGGGCAGCGCGGGAAAAAGATGGCGAGCTGGACTGGCAGAAGCTGTTGGCTGGAGAGGCTGGCCAAGGCGCCAAGCAGGCCCCGGCAGCCGGCACCGAGCAGCCAAAGCCCGCCAAAGCAGAAAACGCCCCGCAGGCGGCGAAACAGCCGGCCAGGCCCTGGCAGGTACAGATCAAGGACGCACAACTGCGTGATTACCACGCCCACCTGGTGGATCGCGTACCCGACGAGGAAGTCGCCGTCGAACTCGGCCCGCTCAACCTCGACATGCAGAATTTAGACAGCCTGGGCACCTCGCCCGTCACCCTCAAGCTGGATACCGGGGTCGGCAGGCAGGGCAAGCTCGAGGCCCAGGGCCAGGTGCAGCTGAGCCCGACCACCGCCAGCCTGAAGGTCGCCACCCGCAACCTCGATATGCGCGTGTCCCAGGCCTATATCAGCCCCTTCGTGCACCTGGAACTGCGCAGCGGCCTGCTGAGCAGCGACCTCGACGTCGCCCTGACCAGCACCGAGCCGCTGGCGCTGCGCGTGCAGGGCAAGGCCCAGGTGACCCAGCTGCATACCCTCGACACCCTCAAGGACCGCGACCTGCTGCGCTGGAAGCAGCTCGACCTGGGCGGTATCGATTACCGCCATGGCGAGCGCCTGGACATCGAACGGGTCGACCTGCAGCAGCCTTATGCCCGCTTCATCATCAACGAAGACCTGACCACCAACGTCAACGAACTGATCATCAGGCAGCCAGCTGGCAATGCCGCGCAGGCGCAGTCGTCTGCCACGGCGGCCGAGAGCAAACCGCTGGCGATCCGCATCGGCGAGGTCAGCCTCAGGGATGGCTCGGCCAACTTCGCCGACTTCAGCCTCAGGCCCAACTTCGCCACCGCCGTGCAGCAGCTCAATGGCCGCATCGGCACCCTCGACAGCACAGGCAACACGCCTGCTCCGGTGGATATCAGCGGCAAGGTCGACCGCTACGCACCGGTCAGCATCAAGGGCAGCCTGACGCCGTTCGACCCGCTGCAGAGCCTGGACATCGCCACTCAGTTCAAGCAGGTCGAACTGACCACCCTGACGCCCTACTCCGGCAAGTTCGCCGGCTACCGCATCCGCAAGGGCCGCCTGAACCTGGACCTGCACTACCGCATCAACGACGGCAAGCTCAACGCCGAGAACAAGGTGCTGGTCGAGCAGCTGCAGCTTGGCGAGAAGGTCGACAGCCCGGATGCCGTCGACCTGCCGATCCGCCTGGCCGTGGCCCTGCTCAAGGACACCCAGGGGCGCATCGCCCTGGAGCTGCCGCTGCAGGGCAATCTCAACGACCCGCAGTTCAGCGTCATGCCGATCGTCTGGCAGACTCTGCGCAACCTGGTGCTGCGCACCGCCCAGGCGCCCTTCAAGTTCATTGGCGGCCTGGTCAGCGGCGGCAGCGAGATGGACCTCAGCACCGTGCTGTTCGCCCCGGGCAGTGCCGAGCTGGACGGCCAGGCCCGTAAAGCCCTCGACACCCTGGCCAGCGCCCTGCAGGAGCGCCCGGCCCTGCGCCTGGAAATCGAAGGCGCTGCCGCCCAGAGCAGCGACGGCCCGCTGCTCGCCGAACGGCGCCTGGAGCGCGAGTATCAGGATTATCTGTACCGCATCATGCAGCGCCGTGGTGACCAGGTTCCGGCCAGCGCCGAGGAGCTGGTGGTGCCCGAGGAGGAAAAAGCGCCGTTGCTCGAAGGCATCTACCGCGCCCGCCTCAAGCAGCAGCCACCGGCCGACTGGGCCGAACTGAATGATGAACAACGCACCGCGAAACTGCATGCGGCGGTGCTGGCGTCCTGGAGCGACAGCCGCGGCCTGCAGCGTCAGCTGGCGCAGGCACGAGCGGCGGCGATCAAGGCCTATCTGGCGGACAATGGCAAACTGGCGGACGAGCGTATCTACCTGCTCGACGTCAACCTGGGCCAGGCCGAACCCGACGGCCGCGTGGCCACCCCTCTTCATCTGGGCAGCGAGTGA
- a CDS encoding class I SAM-dependent rRNA methyltransferase — MPSLDQAMRAALANRQALIAELHEQSTDCYRLFHGSQEGAGGLTVDRYGPQLMVQSFHQTLSRDELLALHEQVNETLELSTLLVYNDRSRGNSRVDRSDPVYSAADDALVDLVGREWGLDYRVRGRHAGQDPLLFLDLRNARGWVQRHSAGKSVLNLFAYTCGVGLNAAAGGAREVVNLDFAEGNLAVGRENGALNPDLPAMQFVQSDYFPAIRQWAGLPIASRRGQKLPSYPRLEQRQFDLVFLDPPAWAKSAFGTVDLLRDYQSLLKPAILATAEDGTLVCCNNLAKVPLDEWREQVLRCAAKLGRPVREHEQLQPAADFPSSDGNPPLKTLVLHF; from the coding sequence ATGCCGTCTCTCGACCAGGCGATGCGCGCCGCACTCGCCAATCGCCAAGCCCTGATCGCCGAGCTGCACGAGCAGAGCACCGATTGCTATCGACTGTTCCACGGCAGCCAGGAAGGCGCCGGCGGCCTGACCGTCGACCGCTACGGCCCGCAGCTGATGGTGCAGAGCTTTCACCAGACGCTGAGCCGCGACGAGCTACTGGCCCTGCACGAGCAGGTCAACGAAACCCTCGAGCTGTCCACCCTGCTGGTCTACAACGACCGCTCCAGGGGCAACTCGCGGGTCGATCGCAGCGACCCTGTATACAGCGCCGCTGACGATGCGCTGGTCGACCTGGTGGGTCGGGAGTGGGGCCTCGATTACCGGGTGCGCGGCCGGCATGCCGGCCAGGACCCACTGCTGTTTCTCGACCTGCGCAACGCCCGCGGCTGGGTGCAGCGCCACAGCGCCGGGAAAAGCGTGCTCAACCTGTTCGCCTACACCTGCGGCGTGGGCCTGAATGCCGCCGCTGGCGGTGCCCGCGAGGTGGTGAACCTCGACTTCGCCGAAGGCAACCTGGCGGTCGGCCGCGAGAACGGCGCGCTCAACCCGGATCTGCCGGCCATGCAGTTCGTGCAATCGGATTACTTTCCGGCGATCCGCCAGTGGGCCGGTCTGCCCATCGCGTCCCGGCGCGGCCAGAAGCTGCCAAGCTACCCACGCCTGGAACAGCGCCAGTTCGACCTGGTGTTTCTTGACCCGCCGGCCTGGGCAAAGAGCGCCTTTGGCACCGTCGACCTGCTGCGCGATTACCAGAGCCTGCTCAAGCCGGCGATTCTCGCCACCGCCGAAGACGGCACCCTGGTGTGCTGCAACAACCTGGCAAAGGTGCCCCTGGACGAGTGGCGCGAGCAGGTGCTGCGCTGCGCCGCAAAGCTGGGCCGTCCGGTACGCGAGCACGAGCAGTTGCAGCCGGCCGCGGACTTTCCCTCGAGCGATGGCAACCCGCCGCTGAAGACCCTGGTTCTGCATTTCTGA
- a CDS encoding oxygenase MpaB family protein produces MEIIRRRIEQQALSLSGISLGQIDFENPKGDPGLFGPEAVCWRIHGDFTSMLIGGITALLLQALHPLALAGVWDHSNFREDLLGRLRRTGQFVSGTTFASRADADWLIDKVRRIHLHVVGTAPDGRPYSASDPELLTWVHVAEVHSFLRAHLRYLNPQMSGADQDRYYAEIALVAERLGARDVPRDRAQIDSYLQRMRSQLLCDARSREILRILLAAPAPSRLAAPVGKLFMQAGIDLLPDWAQQMLDQPMTPLRSRLVRSGVHGIAPVIRWAVRSGSLHRSRIRMGLPPY; encoded by the coding sequence ATGGAAATCATTCGCCGCCGTATCGAACAGCAAGCCCTGAGCCTGAGCGGTATTTCCCTGGGCCAGATCGACTTCGAAAACCCCAAGGGCGACCCCGGCCTGTTCGGCCCGGAGGCGGTGTGCTGGCGTATCCACGGCGACTTCACCAGCATGCTGATCGGCGGCATCACCGCCCTGCTGCTGCAGGCCCTGCACCCACTGGCGCTGGCCGGGGTCTGGGATCACTCCAATTTTCGCGAGGACCTGCTCGGCCGCCTGCGCCGCACCGGCCAGTTCGTTTCCGGCACCACCTTCGCCAGCCGGGCCGACGCCGACTGGCTGATCGACAAGGTCCGGCGCATCCACCTGCACGTGGTCGGTACCGCGCCGGATGGCCGCCCCTACAGCGCCAGCGACCCCGAACTGCTGACCTGGGTGCATGTCGCCGAGGTGCACAGCTTCCTGCGGGCCCACCTGCGCTACCTCAACCCGCAGATGAGCGGCGCCGATCAGGATCGCTACTACGCCGAGATCGCCCTGGTGGCCGAACGCCTGGGCGCGCGCGACGTGCCGCGCGACCGCGCGCAGATCGACAGCTACCTGCAGCGCATGCGCAGCCAGTTGTTGTGCGACGCGCGCTCGCGGGAAATCCTGCGCATCCTGCTGGCGGCACCTGCGCCCAGCCGGCTGGCCGCACCGGTGGGCAAGCTGTTCATGCAGGCCGGCATCGACCTATTGCCAGACTGGGCACAGCAGATGCTCGACCAACCCATGACGCCGCTGCGCAGCCGCCTGGTACGCAGCGGCGTGCATGGCATCGCGCCGGTCATTCGCTGGGCGGTGCGCAGTGGCTCGCTGCACCGGTCGCGTATTCGCATGGGCCTGCCGCCATACTGA
- the acs gene encoding acetate--CoA ligase codes for MSLPHRYPVSDAARQRTHLDDAAYQRLYRQSVDDPQTFWGEQAKAFLDWFKPWDEVCSGSLGQGDARWFSGGQLNISHNCIDRHLAARGDQVALIWEGDDPQASARITYRELYQQVCRLANVLKSRGVKKGDRVCIYMPMIPEAAYAMLACTRIGAVHSVVFGGFSPDALRDRIVDADCRTLITADEAVRGGKLIPLKGNVDKALKSCPDVSTVLVVKRTGNTVDWDDKRDLWYAEAVQQVAADCPAEPMDAEAPLFILYTSGSTGKPKGVLHSTAGYLLQAAMTHKYVFDYHDGDIYWCTADVGWVTGHSYIVYGPLANGATSLIFEGVPNYPDTSRFWQVIDKHQVNIFYTAPTALRALMREGEAPVKKASRSSLRLLGSVGEPINPEAWEWYFKVVGEQRCPIVDTWWQTETGAIMITPLPGATDLKPGSATRPFFGVQPVLLDEQGKEIDGPGAGVLAIKASWPSQIRSVYGDHQRMLETYFTAYPGYYFSGDGARRDEDGYWWITGRIDDVINVSGHRIGTAEVESALVLHDAVAEAAVVGYPHDVKGQGIYAFVTTMNGVEPGEELKKELLSLVGKEISSFAKPELIQWAPGLPKTRSGKIMRRILRKIACNELDSLGDTSTLADPAVVDSLVAERLNC; via the coding sequence ATGTCTCTCCCCCATCGCTATCCCGTCAGCGACGCCGCGCGCCAGCGTACCCACCTCGACGACGCAGCCTACCAACGCCTCTATCGCCAGTCGGTCGACGATCCGCAGACTTTCTGGGGCGAGCAGGCCAAGGCCTTTCTCGACTGGTTCAAGCCTTGGGACGAAGTCTGCAGCGGCAGCCTGGGCCAGGGCGACGCTCGCTGGTTTTCCGGCGGTCAGCTGAATATCAGCCACAACTGCATCGACCGCCACCTGGCCGCGCGCGGCGATCAGGTCGCGCTGATCTGGGAAGGCGACGACCCGCAGGCTTCGGCACGCATCACCTACCGGGAGCTGTACCAGCAGGTCTGCCGCCTGGCCAATGTGCTGAAGAGCCGCGGCGTGAAAAAGGGCGACCGGGTGTGCATCTACATGCCGATGATCCCCGAGGCGGCCTACGCCATGCTCGCCTGCACCCGTATCGGTGCGGTGCATTCGGTGGTGTTCGGCGGCTTTTCGCCGGACGCCCTGCGCGACCGCATTGTCGATGCCGACTGCCGCACGCTGATCACCGCCGATGAAGCGGTGCGCGGCGGCAAGCTGATTCCCCTCAAGGGCAATGTCGACAAGGCGCTGAAGAGCTGCCCAGACGTGTCCACCGTGCTGGTGGTCAAGCGCACCGGCAACACGGTCGACTGGGACGACAAGCGCGACCTCTGGTACGCCGAGGCTGTGCAGCAGGTGGCGGCCGACTGCCCCGCCGAGCCGATGGATGCCGAAGCCCCGCTGTTCATCCTCTACACCTCCGGCAGCACCGGCAAACCCAAGGGCGTGCTGCACAGCACCGCCGGCTACCTGCTGCAGGCAGCGATGACCCACAAGTACGTGTTCGACTACCACGACGGCGACATCTACTGGTGCACCGCCGATGTCGGCTGGGTCACCGGCCACAGCTACATCGTCTACGGCCCGCTGGCCAATGGCGCCACCAGCCTGATCTTCGAGGGCGTGCCCAACTACCCGGACACCTCGCGTTTCTGGCAGGTGATCGACAAGCACCAGGTGAACATCTTTTACACCGCGCCGACCGCCCTGCGCGCGCTGATGCGCGAAGGCGAGGCGCCGGTGAAGAAAGCCTCGCGCAGCAGCCTGCGCCTGCTCGGCAGCGTCGGCGAGCCGATCAATCCGGAAGCCTGGGAGTGGTACTTCAAGGTGGTCGGCGAACAGCGCTGCCCCATCGTCGACACCTGGTGGCAGACCGAGACCGGCGCCATCATGATCACCCCGCTGCCCGGCGCCACGGACCTCAAACCGGGCTCGGCGACGCGGCCGTTCTTCGGCGTGCAGCCGGTGCTGCTCGACGAGCAAGGCAAGGAAATCGATGGTCCCGGCGCCGGCGTGTTGGCGATCAAGGCCAGTTGGCCGAGCCAGATCCGCAGCGTGTATGGCGACCACCAGCGCATGCTGGAAACCTACTTCACCGCCTACCCCGGCTACTACTTCAGCGGTGACGGTGCACGCCGCGACGAGGACGGTTACTGGTGGATCACCGGGCGCATCGACGACGTGATCAACGTCTCCGGCCACCGCATCGGCACCGCCGAGGTGGAGAGCGCCCTGGTGCTCCACGACGCCGTGGCCGAAGCCGCCGTGGTCGGCTACCCCCATGACGTCAAGGGCCAGGGCATCTACGCCTTCGTCACCACCATGAACGGCGTGGAGCCCGGTGAAGAACTGAAGAAAGAACTGCTCAGCCTGGTCGGCAAGGAAATCAGCAGCTTCGCCAAACCGGAGCTGATCCAGTGGGCGCCCGGTTTGCCGAAGACCCGCTCGGGCAAGATCATGCGCCGCATCCTGCGCAAGATCGCCTGCAACGAACTGGACAGCCTCGGTGATACCTCGACCCTGGCCGACCCGGCGGTGGTCGACAGCCTGGTGGCCGAGCGGCTCAATTGCTGA
- the pgi gene encoding glucose-6-phosphate isomerase has product MAYHRQPLDVLALPTWQALQQHRQAMQHFSMRDAFAGNPKRFEQFSLSSCGLFLDYSKNLASDQTIALLMALAREVGLEQSIRAMFDGEKLNASEGRPALHTALRRPLGDKVLVDGVDVMPQVQRVLQQMTELVGRIHSGLWRGFTEKPITDVVNIGIGGSFLGPQLVSEALLPFAQRGVRCHYLANIDGSEFHELSAKLQAETTLFIVSSKSFGTLETLKNAQAARGWYLAQGGSEAELYRHFIAVSSNREAAVSFGIREENIFPMWDWVGGRYSLWSAIGLPIALSIGMSNFKELLAGAYSMDMHFKTAPFEQNMPVLLALLGIWYGNFWEAQSQAILPYDHYLRNITKHLQQLDMESNGKSVRQDGSPVGGATGPVIWGGVGCNGQHAYHQLLHQGTQLIPADFIVPVVSFNPVADHHQWLYANCLSQSQALMLGKSREEAEAELRAKGMGEDDVQRLAPHKVIPGNRPSNTLVLERISPRRLGALVALYEHKVFAQSAIWGINAFDQWGVELGKELGKGVYSRMVGSEQASAEDGSTQGLINYFRGRHRG; this is encoded by the coding sequence ATGGCGTATCACCGTCAGCCGCTCGATGTTCTCGCCCTTCCCACCTGGCAGGCGCTGCAGCAGCACCGCCAGGCCATGCAGCACTTCAGCATGCGCGACGCCTTCGCGGGCAACCCAAAGCGTTTCGAGCAGTTTTCCCTGAGCAGTTGCGGCTTGTTTCTCGACTATTCGAAGAACCTGGCCAGCGACCAGACCATCGCCCTGCTGATGGCCCTGGCCCGCGAAGTCGGCCTGGAGCAGTCGATCCGCGCCATGTTCGACGGCGAGAAACTCAACGCTTCGGAAGGCCGCCCGGCGCTGCATACCGCCCTGCGCCGACCGCTGGGCGACAAGGTGCTGGTCGACGGCGTCGATGTGATGCCCCAGGTGCAGCGTGTACTGCAGCAGATGACCGAACTGGTCGGGCGCATCCACAGCGGCCTGTGGCGCGGCTTCACCGAAAAACCGATCACCGACGTGGTGAACATCGGCATCGGCGGCTCCTTCCTCGGCCCGCAGCTGGTCTCCGAGGCGCTGCTGCCCTTCGCCCAGCGCGGCGTGCGCTGCCATTACCTGGCCAATATCGACGGCAGTGAGTTCCATGAACTGTCGGCCAAGCTGCAGGCGGAAACCACCCTGTTCATCGTTTCGTCGAAGTCCTTCGGCACCCTGGAAACCTTGAAGAACGCCCAGGCCGCACGCGGCTGGTACCTGGCCCAAGGCGGCTCGGAGGCCGAGCTGTACCGCCACTTCATCGCCGTGTCGAGCAACCGCGAGGCGGCGGTGAGCTTCGGCATCCGCGAGGAAAACATCTTTCCGATGTGGGACTGGGTGGGCGGCCGTTACTCGCTGTGGTCGGCCATCGGCCTGCCGATTGCCCTGTCCATCGGCATGTCCAACTTCAAGGAACTGCTGGCCGGCGCCTACAGCATGGACATGCACTTCAAGACCGCCCCGTTCGAGCAGAACATGCCGGTGCTGCTGGCCTTGCTGGGCATCTGGTACGGCAATTTCTGGGAGGCCCAGAGCCAGGCGATCCTGCCGTACGACCATTACCTGCGCAACATCACCAAGCACCTGCAGCAGCTGGACATGGAGTCCAACGGCAAGAGCGTGCGCCAGGATGGCAGCCCGGTGGGCGGCGCCACCGGCCCGGTGATCTGGGGCGGCGTGGGCTGCAACGGCCAGCACGCCTACCACCAGTTGCTGCACCAGGGCACCCAGCTGATTCCGGCGGACTTTATCGTGCCGGTGGTCAGCTTCAACCCGGTCGCCGACCACCACCAGTGGCTGTACGCCAACTGCCTGTCGCAGAGCCAGGCACTGATGCTTGGCAAGTCCCGCGAGGAGGCCGAGGCCGAACTGCGTGCCAAGGGCATGGGCGAGGACGACGTGCAGCGCCTGGCGCCGCACAAGGTGATTCCCGGCAACCGGCCGAGCAACACCCTGGTGCTCGAACGCATCAGCCCGCGCCGCCTCGGCGCCCTGGTGGCACTGTACGAGCACAAGGTGTTCGCCCAGAGCGCCATCTGGGGCATCAACGCCTTCGATCAGTGGGGCGTCGAGCTCGGCAAGGAGCTGGGCAAGGGCGTGTACTCGCGCATGGTCGGCAGCGAGCAAGCCAGCGCCGAAGACGGCTCCACCCAGGGGCTGATCAACTACTTCCGCGGGCGCCACCGCGGTTGA
- the panC gene encoding pantoate--beta-alanine ligase, with amino-acid sequence MNTVNTVRELRAAVAQARREGKQIALVPTMGNLHAGHAALVEKAAQRADFVVASIFVNPMQFGPAEDLDKYPRTLQADQQRLIDAGCHLLFHPDVEEMYPGGMGEQTRVSVPGVSEGLCGTSRPGHFEGVATVVTKLFNMVQPDLAVFGQKDFQQLAVIRTMVRDLNMPIEIIGEPTVRAESGLALSSRNGYLSDEQRATASVLYRSLKHIAGAIQGGERDLPKLLADAQRQHAAAGLRADYLEVREARALRPASPGDRELVVLVAAYLGNTRLIDNLTFTLDQGY; translated from the coding sequence ATGAACACCGTCAACACCGTGCGCGAGCTGCGCGCCGCCGTTGCCCAGGCTCGCCGGGAAGGCAAGCAGATCGCCCTGGTGCCGACCATGGGCAACCTGCACGCCGGCCATGCCGCGCTGGTGGAAAAAGCCGCCCAGCGCGCCGATTTCGTGGTCGCCAGCATCTTCGTCAACCCGATGCAGTTCGGCCCCGCCGAGGACCTCGACAAGTACCCACGCACCCTGCAGGCCGACCAGCAGCGCCTGATCGACGCCGGCTGCCATCTGCTGTTCCACCCGGATGTCGAGGAGATGTACCCCGGCGGCATGGGCGAGCAGACGCGGGTCAGCGTGCCCGGCGTGTCCGAAGGCCTGTGCGGCACCAGCCGCCCCGGGCACTTCGAAGGCGTGGCGACGGTGGTGACCAAGCTGTTCAACATGGTGCAGCCGGATCTGGCGGTGTTCGGCCAGAAGGACTTCCAGCAACTGGCGGTGATCCGCACCATGGTGCGCGACCTGAACATGCCGATCGAGATCATCGGCGAGCCGACGGTACGCGCCGAGAGCGGCCTGGCGCTGTCCTCGCGCAACGGCTACCTCAGCGACGAGCAGCGCGCGACCGCCAGCGTGCTCTATCGCTCGCTCAAGCATATCGCCGGGGCCATCCAGGGCGGTGAACGCGATCTGCCCAAACTGCTCGCCGACGCCCAGCGCCAGCACGCCGCTGCGGGCCTGCGCGCCGATTACCTGGAAGTGCGTGAAGCCCGGGCCCTGCGCCCGGCCAGCCCCGGCGACCGCGAGCTGGTGGTGCTGGTGGCCGCTTACCTGGGTAACACCCGACTGATCGATAACCTGACTTTCACCCTGGATCAGGGTTACTGA
- the panB gene encoding 3-methyl-2-oxobutanoate hydroxymethyltransferase codes for MPDVTLTTLRALKQKGEKIAMLTCYDATFADACSKAGVEVLLIGDSLGMVLQGHDSTLPVSMADTVYHTASVKRGNAGALIVADLPFMANATLEQTLHNSGLLMQAGAHMIKVEGAAWLAESISKLAERGVPVCAHMGLTPQAVNILGGYKVQGREHNQARQMVADAIALEQAGAAMLLLECVPSDLAGEISRTVKVPVIGIGAGPQTDGQVLVLHDMLGLSLSGRVAKFVKNFMGGQASIQDALAAYVKEVKAVSFPAAEHGFSA; via the coding sequence ATGCCTGATGTAACCCTGACCACCCTGCGCGCGCTCAAGCAGAAGGGTGAGAAAATCGCCATGCTGACCTGTTACGACGCCACCTTCGCCGATGCCTGCAGCAAGGCCGGGGTCGAAGTGCTGCTGATCGGCGACTCGCTGGGCATGGTGCTGCAGGGGCACGACAGCACCCTGCCGGTGAGCATGGCCGATACCGTCTACCACACGGCCAGCGTCAAGCGCGGCAATGCCGGCGCGCTGATCGTCGCCGACCTGCCGTTCATGGCCAACGCTACGCTCGAGCAGACGTTGCACAACTCGGGCCTGCTGATGCAGGCCGGCGCCCACATGATCAAGGTCGAAGGCGCCGCCTGGCTGGCCGAATCGATCAGCAAGCTGGCCGAACGTGGCGTGCCGGTATGCGCGCACATGGGCCTGACGCCCCAGGCAGTGAACATCCTCGGTGGCTACAAGGTGCAGGGTCGTGAGCACAACCAGGCGCGCCAGATGGTCGCCGACGCCATCGCCCTGGAGCAGGCCGGTGCCGCCATGCTGCTGCTCGAGTGCGTGCCGAGCGACCTGGCCGGCGAAATCAGCCGGACGGTGAAGGTGCCGGTGATCGGCATCGGCGCCGGCCCGCAGACCGACGGCCAGGTGCTGGTACTGCACGACATGCTCGGCCTGTCGCTGAGCGGCCGGGTGGCCAAGTTCGTGAAGAACTTCATGGGCGGCCAGGCGAGCATCCAGGATGCCCTCGCCGCCTACGTGAAAGAAGTGAAAGCAGTCAGCTTCCCCGCCGCCGAGCACGGATTCTCCGCATGA